A stretch of Fusarium poae strain DAOMC 252244 chromosome 2, whole genome shotgun sequence DNA encodes these proteins:
- the GPY1_1 gene encoding Highly reducing polyketide synthase gpy1 — protein MPPQIQPWREPIAIVSMACRLPGGIDKPLDLWDHVRAGRSSATAIPKDRFNTENFLSMDPNKKGEQAFRGAHFVKGDIKQFDHKFFGISKDTATAMDPQQKQLLEVVYECLESANISMETISKSKIGCYCAMFVSDYHDMLMQDPEYLPTFIAIGTTRTMLANRISHALDLGGPSVTIDTACSGSLVALHLACQALQAGECDGAVIGASNLFLSPDYALSLTRLGAIAADGQCKTFDAGANGYGRGEGTNAVYIKRLSDAIRDGDNIRSIIRGTSSNSSGATPAITEPSGRAQRDTILQAYAQAGIDNFSETGYFECHGTGTPVGDCIELGAVGEVFSASHNSGDALWVGSTKPNVGHSEAASGLSSLIKVVLALEKAEIPPNTNYKTPNPKIDFDGWRVRVPTSAHPWPSKSIRRASVNSLGIGGSTAHAVVEFYEPRKITDGPANGMNGTNGFNGAHSVAVTNGTNGHHEEDKANKPSFLMFTSGASRESRDTNTNNLLDFLKSHEECHELTGPLITALNARSQIHIRPWKSFTVAQTVGDLIQQLEGNSMKSNQTPVSGNEPDMLFTFTGQGATWSQMGKRLLETFPVARNTLHQLDDVIRELSSSDKSEWSLITKLTAELTQDEINLPSLAHPLSLAVQIALVDLLSSWGVLPDGVVGHSGGETAAAYACGALTAREAITVAYYRGIACENAPSGSMLAVRSDPNAKELQDALERNDVQIACFNGPQNLTLAGSTEGIKNLAAELNSHGIVSRAVAVTRAYHTRSMKVVVDDYVARLRSVLHPKAGRVPMYSSVTGCQLEGTEVGADYWGANLVSPVLYTDAVTLAMTQADRKFGLCVEIGPHSLLSRPTSEIVKSLPDAPQLPYFSTMVRNVDTNQQLMSLAGDLVLNGKRLDLDQVNKPSLFQGGKTTRLPNHIQDNLPAYAWDYSSTPWTEPRNSSDWRFRKAPRHEILGTRCRGANPSAPTWRNKVSIEDAPWLVDHQVNGIVTLSFTTGIAMVVEAMMQVQEENKEIDWANHSFELEDFVFSNSIILPDENAIELFLTLIPRNDNARSDGTWYDFTISSLRGDVDIRHCHGKAVALENNDSASSQSRTSWHHMPLEVPLKSYYKTLERVGYGYGPKFQLLSEVRVRPGLSACAAKIDMSSTGQSPVRGQRYLLHPAMMDAALQTPALANRSGYFQEIDTLLLPSRMKKISIRMPTDKTDTAFCATNTSPVGFTRIEGSVQCYDTLSKPFFVVEGLQMDRATGEDQTTLPWLRLNWKPDIGDISHNGPSTSSIQIRSLPAEKKLVNLEDLVKELIPMIFENGIDQGKNLAPHLQSYHAWLLEQAELHKAKLVARHKQNGFATVQDAIMNVVANSGISETVDASIVSQLAINMARIFRGEVEALAVWLENDLLYRFYEESIFTTSMNQKLRSVAELLAHKNPNMRVLEIGAGTGGATTEMLQGFSRAGGPGAYQSFTFTDISAGFFDKAKKKFSAWDRMEFKTLDIEKDISEQGFGSEKYDLVVAANVLHATADLPFAMKNIRSLLRDDGYLLVGELSEDLTSANFLWGPLTGWWLRPRSPGRSGPGLSMDEWRDELTADFDNVVEIEARRDETGTDQISSTIVITARAKPVDYTPPKPLSEQRVHLAGVGNDSSARDQIEHRLSKGGIITTSSSLEDLTSREWSGEWLIILDEAEGSFLASLNSKQLEALKSWLTKPIKCIWVTQNVYLNPQNTTGGLVTGFARTLRGENSQLELYTLDLSSEGDDTANIIRHVLERAHYSHDDPISRLDYEVAEKDGQLWTCRLVKDSGLEDAFGPARKMEVSARQLVQTPHRLVVGEPGILDSLTMAQNDGHSVVPNGHVLVEVKAVGLDERDGRIAQGSLPALEFGRECSGVVKSCGADVTSLKPGDRVAVIGQGTFATQYLAPSGCCAKIPEWLSFDDAAAIPASFVTALYALTTPARITAGQKILVANATSAQGIALIKTAKALKLDVHATFSEGDKSLLTKHGVCSSSIFPISTNASRLNASRTINGQTYKLVLNTQPGQYASFSHLVANRGTYVEIGSGESHEDEGVLRPNKNVMFASIDLVDAYLENNEDLGELLHQIMAMVETRVLDVNLAASVSKLHSLQSAFSALLEDSSQKQVVSLADVDDGHMIKTRPKTSVFDSRKTYIITGGLGGLGRGIAVWMASYGARNLILATSSVAKACQSGDLLQQLSSYGCHARVEVCDVGNSSAVERLISSINTPVGGVIHSALRLSDCFFEDITLEDFDAVFGPKVNGALNLHHCLQGQKLDFFVMLSSGCGVLGNEGQSNYSASSTFLDTFARYRQSLGLPASSIDLGFVEDVGNISERPEIQASLLSRGLRPITVRDVLRVVEGAIATGHPKQVNAANDSVYDDFLQSQIVLSFGMIDKATAEWQSWAKDAKFGLLRSKATDNAASDADAGGGESAVQTAVKAFRNTLGRLGDASEGKEAALQPVVCTALVAKLAQVLSIKIGEIQPTRSAIQYGMDSLIAIEVRSWARYAFQIDLPINDLTNPYSIQDLAARVSRMII, from the exons ATGCCTCCTCAAATTCAACCATGGCGAGAGCCCATTGCCATTGTGAGCATGGCATGCCGTCTACCAGGCGGTATCGATAAGCCATTGGACCTCTGGGACCATGTTCGAGCAGGTCGTTCGTCAGCCACTGCCATACCGAAAGATCGATTCAATACCGAGAACTTTCTGTCTATGGATCCCAACAAGAAGGGAGAACAGGCCTTTAGAGGTGCTCACTTTGTGAAAGGAGACATTAAGCAGTTTGACCATAAGTTCTTTGGGATAAGCAAGGATACGGCAACTGCTATGGATCCCCAACAGAAACAGTTACTTGAGGTTGTCTATGAATGTCTCGAGTCAGCCAATATCTCGATGGAAACTATTTCCAAGTCCAAGATTGGCTGTTACTGTGCCATGTTTGTTAGTGATTATCATGATATGCTGATGCAAGATCCTGAGTATCTTCCAACATTTATTGCTATTGGAACGACACGCACCATGCTTGCAAATCGTATCAGTCACGCACTTGACCTCGGTGGTCCCAG TGTTACTATCGATACAGCCTGTTCTGGTTCCCTTGTCGCATTGCATCTTGCTTGCCAAGCACTGCAAGCTGGCGAATGCGATGGTGCTGTGATCGGTGCATCTAATCTGTTTTTAAGTCCTGATTACGCCTTGTCACTTACGCGACTTGGCGCTATAGCTGCTGATGGCCAGTGCAAGACATTTGACGCTGGCGCAAATGGATACGGCCGTGGCGAAGGTACCAATGCTGTGTACATCAAGAGGCTCAGTGATGCTATTCGAGATGGAGATAACATCAGATCCATCATTCGGGGTACTTCCTCCAACAG TTCTGGTGCCACTCCAGCAATCACAGAACCCTCTGGACGGGCCCAAAGAGATACAATCTTACAGGCTTATGCCCAAGCTGGAATTGATAACTTCAGTGAAACAGGGTACTTCGAGTGCCATGGAACAGGTACACCTGTGGGTGATTGTATAGAGCTTGGGGCAGTGGGCGAAGTCTTTAGTGCTAGCCACAACTCTGGAGATGCCCTTTGGGTTGGCTCT ACAAAGCCAAATGTCGGACATTCCGAGGCGGCCAGTGGTTTGAGCAGTCTTATAAAGGTGGTGCTAGCCTTGGAAAAGGCAGAAATTCCTCCAAACACCAACTATAAGACACCAAATCCCAAGA TTGACTTTGATGGTTGGAGAGTCCGTGTACCAACAAGCGCAcatccttggccttccaagTCCATCCGACGAGCAAGTGTCAACTCTCTCGGTATCGGCGGATCGACTGCGCATGCCGTCGTTGAGTTCTACGAGCCTCGCAAGATTACTGATGGGCCTGCAAATGGTATGAACGGCACCAATGGATTCAATGGTGCTCATTCGGTAGCCGTTACCAACGGCACCAATGGCCACCACGAGGAGGATAAAGCCAACAAGCCCTCCTTCCTTATGTTTACATCTGGCGCATCCCGAGAATCGCGAGACACGAATACCAATAACCTATTGGACTTTCTCAAGAGCCACGAGGAATGCCACGAGTTGACTGGTCCCCTCATCACAGCCCTGAATGCTCGCAGCCAGATTCACATTCGACCTTGGAAGTCGTTCACTGTTGCCCAGACAGTCGGTGACCTTATCCAGCAGCTAGAGGGCAATTCAATGAAGTCCAATCAAACACCAGTTAGTGGTAATGAGCCTGACATGCTCTTTACATTCACTGGTCAAGGTGCTACATGGTCGCAGATGGGTAAACGTCTTCTTGAGACGTTCCCTGTAGCGCGCAACACCTTACATCAGCTTGACGATGTCATCAGAGAGCTTTCATCCTCGGATAAGTCTGAATGGTCTTTGATAA CCAAGCTTACTGCCGAACTCACCCAAGATGAGATCAATTTGCCATCACTCGCCCACCCTCTATCCCTCGCAGTACAGATAGCTCTTGTCGACCTTCTTTCGAGTTGGGGAGTGCTTCCAGATGGTGTCGTCGGTCACTCTGGTGGAGAGACAGCTGCCGCATACGCATGTGGTGCTCTCACAGCCAGGGAAGCTATCACAGTCGCTTACTATCGTGGAATCGCCTGTGAGAATGCCCCCTCTGGCTCTATGCTTGCTGTGAGAAGCGACCCCAATGCAAAGGAGCTCCAAGACGCATTGGAACGTAACGATGTGCAGATTGCCTGTTTCAACGGTCCCCAGAACCTCACTCTCGCGGGTTCTACAGAGGGAATCAAGAATTTGGCAGCCGAATTGAACAGTCATGGCATTGTTTCTAGGGCTGTTGCGGTTACTAGAGCTTACCATACAAGATCCATGAAGGTAGTTGTTGATGACTATGTCGCGCGCCTCCGGAGTGTCCTTCATCCAAAGGCAGGACGTGTTCCAATGTATTCGTCTGTTACTGGTTGTCAGTTGGAGGGTACTGAGGTTGGTGCCGATTACTGGGGAGCGAACCTCGTTTCCCCAGTTCTTTACACCGATGCCGTCACACTGGCCATGACTCAAGCAGACCGTAAGTTTGGGTTGTGTGTTGAGATCGGACCTCATTCGCTGCTTTCGCGACCAACATCTGAGATTGTCAAGTCGCTTCCTGATGCGCCCCAACTACCCTACTTTTCCACTATGGTCCGAAACGTGGACACAAACCAGCAACTCATGAGTCTTGCAGGCGATTTGGTTCTCAACGGCAAACGCCTGGATCTGGATCAAGTGAACAAacccagcttgttccaagGCGGCAAGACTACTCGTCTGCCCAACCATATTCAGGACAATCTTCCTGCTTATGCTTGGGACTATTCTTCTACGCCATGGACAGAGCCACGCAACAGCTCTGACTGGCGTTTCCGCAAAGCGCCACGACATGAGATTCTGGGCACCCGTTGTCGAGGCGCAAATCCTTCTGCGCCCACTTGGAGGAACAAGGTGTCAATAGAAGATGCGCCTTGGCTCGTTGATCATCAG GTCAATGGCATTGTCACCTTGTCCTTCACTACCGGTATCGCCATGGTAGTGGAGGCTATGATGCAAGTTCAAGAAGAGAACAAGGAGATAGACTGGGCTAATCATTCGTTTGAGTTGGAAGACTTTGTCTTTTCCAACTCTATCATCCTTCCTGATGAGAACGCGATTGAGCTCTTCCTCACTCTAATTCCACGGAACGACAATGCCAGATCCGATGGAACATGGTATGACTTTACCATTTCTTCGCTCAGAGGGGACGTTGATATCCGCCATTGTCATGGCAAGGCCGTGGCCTTGGAGA ACAACGACAGCGCTTCTTCCCAGTCCAGAACCTCGTGGCATCATATGCCCCTTGAGGTACCGCTCAAGAGCTACTACAAGACTCTGGAGAGAGTTGGCTATGGCTACGGTCCCAAATTCCAGCTTCTTTCCGAAGTGCGAGTCCGACCAGGTCTCTCAGCCTGCGCTGCCAAGATCGACATGTCATCAACCGGTCAATCGCCAGTTCGCGGCCAGCGATATCTTTTGCACCCTGCCATGATGGATGCAGCCCTGCAGACGCCTGCATTGGCCAATCGCTCTGGATATTTCCAAGAGATCGATACCTTGCTTCTACCATCCCGCATGAAGAAGATCTCTATCCGTATGCCCACCGACAAGACGGATACTGCCTTTTGTGCTACCAACACATCGCCTGTTGGTTTCACTCGGATCGAAGGAAGTGTCCAGTGCTACGATACCTTATCGAAGCCTTTCTTCGTGGTTGAGGGTCTACAGATGGACAGGGCCACGGGTGAGGACCAAACTACCCTTCCTTGGCTGCGACTCAACTGGAAACCTGATATCGGTGACATCTCTCACAATGGTCCCTCGACCAGCTCCATCCAGATCAGGAGTCTTCCAGCAGAGAAGAAGCTTGTCAATCTGGAGGATCTAGTCAAGGAGCTCATACCCATGATTTTTGAGAATGGTATTGACCAGGGTAAGAACCTGGCTCCTCACTTGCAATCGTACCATGCCTGGTTGCTCGAACAAGCCGAGTTGCACAAAGCAAAGCTCGTCGCACGCCATAAGCAGAATGGATTTGCCACAGTTCAAGACGCCATTATGAACGTCGTTGCAAACTCTGGGATCTCTGAGACTGTTGATGCTTCCATCGTGTCACAACTAGCCATCAACATGGCAAGGATCTTCCGTGGGGAAGTTGAAGCATTGGCTGTCTGGCTCGAGAATGATTTGCTCTACAGATTCTACGAAGAGAGTATCTTCACAACAAGCATGAACCAGAAGCTTCGCTCTGTTGCTGAGCTTTTGGCCCACAAGAACCCTAACATGAGAGTCTTGGAAATCGGAGCTGGAACTGGCGGAGCAACGACTGAGATGCTTCAAGGTTTCTCCAGGGCTGGCGGGCCTGGTGCTTACCAGTCATTCACTTTCACAGACATCTCGGCTGGTTTCTTCGACAAGGCAAAGAAGAAGTTTTCAGCTTGGGATAGAATGGAGTTCAAGACTCTCGATATCGAGAAAGATATTTCTGAGCAAGGATTTGGCTCGGAGAAGTATGATCTCGTGGTTGCAGCCAAC GTTTTGCATGCCACTGCCGACTTGCCGTTTGCGATGAAGAACATTCGATCATTGCTGCGTGATGATGGATACCTTTTGGTTGGTGAGCTGTCAGAAG ACCTCACATCTGCCAATTTCCTCTGG GGACCATTGACCGGTTGGTGGCTACGTCCTCGATCTCCGGGTCGTTCTGGTCCTGGTCTTTCCATGGATGAATGGCGAGATGAGCTGACTGCAGATTTCGATAACGTTGTCGAAATCGAGGCTAGACGGGACGAGACTGGTACGGATCAAATCTCGAGCACTATCGTGATAACGGCCCGAGCAAAACCAGTCGACTACACCCCACCCAAGCCTCTCTCGGAGCAGAGGGTACATCTTGCCGGAGTTGGCAACgactcttctgctcgtgaccAGATTGAGCACCGACTCTCCAAAGGCGGTATCATTACAACTTCCAGCAGTCTGGAAGATCTCACCTCGCGAGAGTGGTCTGGAGAGTGGCTCATCATCTTGGACGAGGCTGAAGGAAGTTTCCTTGCTTCTCTCAATTCCAAGCAGTTGGAGGCCTTGAAATCATGGCTTACGAAGCCTATCAAGTGCATTTGGGTCACCCAAAATGTTTACCTCAACCCGCAAAATACAACAGGAGGTCTGGTGACAGGTTTCGCACGAACCCTCCGAGGAGAGAACAGTCAACTAGAGCTGTACACATTGGACCTGAGCAGCGAGGGCGACGATACAGCCAACATTATCCGCCACGTTTTGGAACGAGCCCACTATTCTCATGACGATCCAATCTCCAGGTTGGACTACGAAGTGGCTGAGAAGGATGGACAACTCTGGACATGCAGGCTCGTCAAGGATTCTGGCTTGGAAGATGCATTTGGTCCTGCGCGAAAGATGGAAGTATCTGCTCGCCAGTTAGTTCAAACTCCGCATCGCTTAGTCGTGGGAGAACCAGGCATCTTGGACAGTCTGACCATGGCCCAAAACGATGGACACTCGGTGGTGCCAAACGGACATGTTCTTGTTGAGGTCAAGGCTGTCGGTCTTGATGAACGG GACGGGCGAATTGCTCAAGGGTCTCTTCCAGCACTGGAGTTCGGTCGCGAGTGTTCTGGTGTTGTCAAGAGCTGCGGTGCTGATGTCACATCACTCAAACCTGGTGACCGCGTTGCTGTGATCGGCCAGGGAACTTTCGCCACTCAATACCTGGCTCCTTCAGGGTGTTGTGCCAAGATCCCCGAATGGCTTTCCTTTGAT GATGCTGCCGCGATCCCGGCAAGTTTCGTCACTGCTTTGTATGCGTTGACCACGCCTGCGAGAATCACTGCCGGCCAG AAAATCCTTGTCGCCAACGCTACATCCGCCCAGGGTATCGCTTTGATCAAGACAGCGAAGGCTCTCAAGCTTGACGTTCATGCCACTTTCAGTGAAGGTGACAAGTCCCTTCTTACGAAGCACGGCGTCTGTTCATCCAGCATTTTCCCTATCTCTACCAACGCTAGCCGTCTCAATGCTTCTCGCACTATCAATGGCCAGACGTACAAACTTGTACTGAACACTCAGCCAGGCCAATATGCAAGCTTTTCGCACTTGGTCGCGAACCGTGGAACATATGTCGAGATTGGTTCAGGTGAATCGCATGAAGATGAAGGAGTTCTCCGTCCTAACAAGAATGTCATGTTTGCTTCCATTGATCTCGTGGATGCGTACCTCGAAAACAACGAGGACCTTGGAGA GTTACTGCACCAAATTATGGCTATGGTTGAGACGCGAGTCCTCGACGTAAACCTGGCAGCTTCGGTATCAAAGCTACACTCATTACAATCCGCCTTCTCAGCACTTTTGGAGGACAGTTCGCAGAAGCAGGTCGTTTCACTTGCAGATGTTGACGACGGGCATATGATCAAG ACACGACCCAAGACTTCTGTCTTCGATTCTCGAAAGACCTACATCATCACGGGAGGTCTTGGTGGTTTGGGTCGTGGAATTGCAGTCTGGATGGCCAGCTACGGCGCTCGAAACCTCATTCTAGCCACCAGCTCAGTCGCAAAGGCCTGTCAATCTGGCGATCTGCTTCAGCAGCTTTCGTCTTACGGATGCCATGCCAGAGTTGAGGTCTGTGATGTGGGCAACTCTTCAGCTGTTGAGCGTCTCATCTCAAGTATCAACACTCCTGTTGGTGGAGTAATTCACTCAGCATTGAGACTCAGT GACTGCTTCTTCGAGGACATTACCTTGGAAGACTTTGACGCAGTTTTCGGTCCCAAGGTCAATGGTGCTTTGAACCTCCACCACTGTCTCCAAGGGCAAAAGCTTGATTTCTTCGTCATGCTCAGTTCCGGCTGTGGAGTTTTGGGTAACGAGGGTCAGTCTAATTACTCGGCAAGCAGCACTTTCCTTGACACATTTGCCCGCTACCGTCAGAGCCTTGGTCTTCCGGCCTCCTCTATTGATCTCGGCTTCGTGGAGGATGTCGGAAACATCAGCGAGCGTCCTGAGATTCAAGCATCCTTACTTTCTCGTGGTTTGAGACCTATCACAGTACGCGATGTTCTCCGCGTGGTTGAAGGTGCTATTGCTACAGGTCATCCTAAGCAGGTTAACGCAGCCAATGACTCTGTTTACGATGACTTTTTGCAGAGTCAGATTGTCCTCAGCTTTGGTATGATCGACAAAGCGACAGCAGAATGGCAGTCCTGGGCCAAAGACGCAAAGTTTGGTTTGCTGCGATCAAAAGCCACTGACAATGCGGCAAGTGATGCCGATGCGGGCGGTGGAGAGAGCGCAGTCCAGACAGCTGTCAAGGCTTTCCGAAACACCCTTGGTCGACTGGGTGATGCTTCTGAAGGGAAGGAAGCTGCTTTGCAACCTGTCGTCTGCACTGCTCTCGTTGCCAAGCTGGCACAAGTACTGTCGATCAAGATTGGCGAGATCCAGCCTACAAGGTCAGCCATTCAGTACGGCATGGATTCACTGATTGCTATTGAGGTCAGGTCTTGGGCAAGATATGCCTTCCAGATCGATCTCCCTATCAATGACCTGACGAACCCTTATAGTATTCAGGATTTGGCAGCCAGGGTTTCTAGAATGATTATATAG